One Bemisia tabaci chromosome 7, PGI_BMITA_v3 DNA window includes the following coding sequences:
- the LOC109042413 gene encoding transcription factor E2F2, which translates to MSSVRCGLSLDVRDGNNVSTPIVKIDHPYTDSMMMTHQTPSPYHLLDHEYGQTPQSQIMQRPLTAPPRTLNVKRRLNLESENGDEEFKAPRSKRPRSNSTSSNPSPAKKGRAKDGPTRYDTSLGLLTKKFIGLLQSSPQGVVDLNVASECLDVQKRRIYDITNVLEGIGILEKKSKNNIQWKGGQVSGDSYSFLQKDIDALDAKERELDELIKNAECQLRQMNENKRYAYITYQDIHAIPENQSQTVMVVKAPPDAHLEVPQPTNPKALQMYMKSSTKEIEVFLCPDPVTETPTKSVTPPTRHQLSAVSSSQQQQKQQQYQHQQPSSTSQLSQQQRSQQSNVSQEPSTSSSVNSRVSDLLPPTLDITQLHNMLIKTEAKDVDASPAVSRLRNALISEADDFYNSQLQTEDQHSSEGEVFDMTGPVTNLNGEPFLPFEPPLSESDYAFSLDNGEGLGDLFGFAF; encoded by the exons ATGTCTAGTGTTAGGTGTGGTTTGTCGTTGGATGTTAGAGATGGGAACAATGTCTCTACACCCATCGTCAAAATCG ATCATCCATATACAGATTCAATGATGATGACTCATCAGACACCCTCTCCATACCACTTACTGGACCATGAATATGGGCAAACTCCGCAGAGTCAAATCATGCAACGACCATTAACCGCTCCACCCCGTACTTTA AATGTAAAAAGGAGACTAAATTTAGAATCGGAAAACGGTGATGAAGAATTTAAAGCTCCCAGGTCGAAAAGGCCTCGGTCCAACTCTACCTCTAGCAATCCTAGTCCTGCCAAAAAAG GTCGAGCAAAAGATGGACCCACTCGATATGATACATCTTTAGGtcttttaacgaagaaatttaTTGGATTGCTCCAAAGTTCACCTCAGGGTGTAGTAGATCTCAATGTGGCTTCTGAGTGCCTTGATGTTCAAAAGAGAAGAATCTATGACATAACAAATGTTTTAGAAGGCATCGGaatcttagaaaaaaaatcaaaaaataatattcagtgGAA GGGTGGACAGGTCTCAGGAGACTCGTACAGTTTTCTCCAAAAGGATATAGATGCATTAGATGCAAAAGAAAGAGAACTGGACGAACTCATTAAAAATGCAG AGTGCCAGCTACGTCAAATGAACGAGAACAAAAGGTATGCGTATATTACGTATCAAGACATCCATGCCATACCCGAAAATCAATCTCAGACTGTCATGGTTGTTAAAGCTCCTCCAGATGCTCACCTAGAAGTGCCTCAGCCTACGAATCCTAAA GCTCTTCAAATGTACATGAAAAGTAGTACCAAGGAGATTGAAGTCTTCCTGTGTCCAGATCCTGTCACAGAAACGCCAACAAAAAGTGTCACACCACCCACCAGACATCAATTGTCTGCTGTATCATCGTCGCAGCAACAGCAAAAGCAGCAGCAATACCAGCACCAGCAGCCTTCATCAACCTCACAACTATCTCAGCAGCAGCGATCACAGCAGTCTAACGTATCTCAAGAACCATCTACATCCTCATCTGTAAACTCTAGAGTCTCT GATCTCCTACCTCCTACTCTAGATATCACCCAATTGCACAATATGTTAATCAAAACCGAAGCGAAAGATGTTGACGCCTCGCCAGCAGTTTCCAGGTTGCGTAATGCTCTCATATCAGAGGCTGATGATTTCTACAATTCTCAGCTGCAAACAGAAGACCAACACAGTTCAG AAGGAGAAGTCTTTGATATGACTGGACCGGTAACAAATCTGAATGGAGAACCTTTCCTACCGTTCGAGCCTCCTCTCTCCGAGTCTGATTATGCTTTCAGCCTGGACAACGGTGAAGGTCTGGGAGATCTTTTTGGGTTTGCTTTCTAG